Genomic DNA from Fusobacterium varium:
CATGTGAATAAACTAGGTTTACTTCATCTTCTATAAATACTTTTTCTATTAAATAATGTTTTCTTAACTCTTCTGTTGTATAGTGTTTTGAATCTTCTGGATGATTTGCATATCTTACATCTAATCTCATTTATTTTACCTCCATTATTATCCTATATATTTTAAAGCTTCAGCTAATGCTACTATTGTTAAAGATTGTCCATAAGCCATTGGAGCA
This window encodes:
- a CDS encoding 5-dehydro-4-deoxy-D-glucuronate isomerase (4-deoxy-L-threo-5-hexosulose-uronate ketol-isomerase; catalyzes the interconversion of 4-deoxy-L-threo-5-hexosulose uronate to 3-deoxy-D-glycero-2,5-hexodiulosonate), yielding MRLDVRYANHPEDSKHYTTEELRKHYLIEKVFIEDEVNLVYSH